The Arachis ipaensis cultivar K30076 chromosome B03, Araip1.1, whole genome shotgun sequence region TGTATTATTCTAAAAATTCTCCACCTCCTATTATGATATCCTGCTTTTGAacatctttatattttattttttaataattaaggaAATATAACTtattatctttggaaaaaaaaaatatgaatgagATGTTGATCAACGCAGTATTTTACACGCATATACGTCAATGCAACATTATTCTTACACGAACACATCACATTATTGTTGCATATATATTATAACCCATTATAAATTTATGCACTTAGAAGATAGTGATCAACCTTCGGGAAGACGTTGGTTGCAAATTCTTTGATAAAAATAGGTTCAGGAGCCTCTTGACTAGCCTTTTCATACTCACACGACCATTTCACAATGCTTCCATTATCATTCCCCTTTGGAGTTACACTAATATATCCCTTGTAACTCTTCAAGTACTTAAGGAGTTCACCATCAACCACACTATAAATTATTATCCTCTTTGCATCATCAACATCTTCAATTCTTTCTGTGACTGTCTTCACAAGTTCATAGCCTGGGGAAAAACAACTTAATCAAACAAAATCATCTCTTACACTGAAATTATTGATGctcattttattgtttattttggtTCAAATGCAAGACAGAAGGAACGTGGCCCAACATAGGTTAAAAACCAGATATTGGTAGAGTAAAAAATCAATTGGGTCaaataggaaaagtatagggtaccaatataTTATCTGTCAATTTATTGACAACAATAATTAATTTCAAAAACACTTCCTCTAGAAAACATACATATAAAGAGATATATCTAGGAGACACATCTATAAAAACACTTTCATTAAACATAACCATAAAAAAGATACCTTCATTTGACACATccacaaaaatacttttattaaatacagtcataagcaaaaatggataGAATCTTTGTTAATTACGTATTAAATACAGCCATAAACAAAAATTGGTAGAATCTTTATTGATTACCTAGCGAAATTAGGAGATAGACATATACTTGAATACTTTGTAGTGAGTGAGTGAGTGGGTTTGAAGTAGTAGAAAGCTTTTTTTGGGGGGAGCAAgtgtatataattatattaataaaaataaacagtgcaaaattatttataaaaaaagtaGGACAGTATTTTCATTAAAATTTGAACAACActtaactataaaaaaaaaaaagtaattttacATCATTGAATATAATCTCAAATcactaaaaatattaataataactaattgatagttacaaataataaaattttctNNNNNNNNNNNNNNNNNNNNNNNNNNNNNNNNNNNAACACTGCTAACACTGctcttatttatattataaatgtatcatttatttatttattttttaaaaaaaaaaagaaaagatatacaTACCTTCACCTAAAGTTGTTTTGAAGACAGAGCCAGGAGCCTTGCCATCACCCTGAATAATCTGAATACTTTTGTAAAC contains the following coding sequences:
- the LOC107631451 gene encoding MLP-like protein 423, which translates into the protein MTGVIGKLEAEIEVKSNADKFWNAIRDFATIFPKASPSVYKSIQIIQGDGKAPGSVFKTTLGEGYELVKTVTERIEDVDDAKRIIIYSVVDGELLKYLKSYKGYISVTPKGNDNGSIVKWSCEYEKASQEAPEPIFIKEFATNVFPKVDHYLLSA